A window of the Cryptococcus decagattii chromosome 6, complete sequence genome harbors these coding sequences:
- a CDS encoding 5'-3' exoribonuclease 2 gives MGVPALFRWLSKKYPKIVERVKEDTPKKIRGPDGEIVEEPIRYENPNPNGFEVDNLYLDMNGIVHPCTHPEGRPAPETEEEMMVEIFKYTERVVNMCRPRKVLMMAIDGVAPRAKMNQQRSRRFRAAQEAADKEEERKEAVKLFEAMGHTVSEETANRKSWDTNAITPGTPFMDLLSISLKYWVSYKLTTDPGWKDLKIILSDSSVPGEGEHKIMDWIRRQRSYPTWDANTSHVIYGLDADLIMLSLATHEPHFRVLREDVFAQSSKGPPACKNCGKVGHIAANCKGDKKVKDPNVVEVAKTEDPKPFIFLDVACLREYLAIELVVPGVPFPFDLELAIDDWIFMIFFVGNDFLPHLPSLEIREGAIDVLLKIWRAELPRMGGYLTNHGKVNLDRAQVILEGLAKSEDEIFQKRKDDEERQEHSQKRRRIEEHKRQDEDKAREEGRNALTLNGTEYVAVDNPAATARGGPLHPSLPSRPAFDLVPKEEAAKPDDQQQRAKKAMAGSNSDIVKNRKAIRMANMSAAQALKAELEGSDDVNIDDKKAIAQEGKEEDEAVVTVERTEDEEKEQLTKEEARGILEEQGEKEGVDEEIVPPAIQTDEDEGEAPVGDATMAENDDSVTTNDDEDPSHVPRKRKRGDSDGDKESNEEDEDDDEDDDDDAPPNPEADQPIPKKKLKVNADGTVDYEDDIKLWEPGYRERYYEKKFGVKLSEREFIDKVTKSYMEGLCWVLEYYYQGVPAWDWFYPYHYAPFAQDFRNVGSMDIKFETSMPFKPFAQLLGVFPAASRIHLPEPLQTLMIDEDSPILDFYPPDFEIDMNGKKMAWQGVALLPFIDQNRLLTALKSKEELLSDDEKRRNSWGDNVMFIANENPLYDLFCDKLYGLRAKDVSKPIPIDTKASYGMTGSVLPDPNCVPASTFDTPIPSISECPDLNPNDSISVRYYFPRQAHPHRSILLRGYRPEPARLTESDKDWVRRGGQGGRRGHRQSGGGNGNVTGGPGMARGRYESGPPRTNGYQQPPPRSNYGGGSGHGYGAPAPLPSRPPISSYGGGAGGYGYGNPYAAAPNPYAGGYGAPAPYAAGGYGQRPYVPPLPPPNPYSAPPPTYGRPPAGGYGYGAPPPRGGGYNPYTSRR, from the exons ATG GGTGTTCCAGCTCTCTTCCGATGGCTTTCTAAGAAGTACCCCAAGATCGTCGAGCGAGTTAAAGAGGACACTCCAAAGAAGATCAGAGGTCCAGATGGCGAAATTGTTGAGGAGCCGATAAGATATGAAAATCCCAATCCTAACGGGTTCGAGGTGGATAACCTTTATC TGGATATGAACGGTATCGTGCATCCCTGTACGCACCCCGAAGGCCGACCGGCCCCAGagacagaagaggaaatgaTGGTGGAGATTTTCAAGTATACTGAAAGGGTAGTCAACATGTGCAGGCCGAGAAAAGTCTTGATGATGGCTATCG ATGGTGTCGCTCCTCGAGCCAAGATGAATCAACAGCGTTCTCGTCGATTCAGGGCCGCCCAAGAAGCCGCagacaaggaagaagagaggaaagaggcTGTCAAATTGTTTGAAGCCATGGGCCACACCGTTTCAGAAGAGACAGCCAACCGCAAGAGCTGGGATACCAACGCAATCACCCCTGGTACACCATTCATGGACCTTCTCTCAATATCACTAAAATACTGGGTGTCCTACAAGCTCACAACTGATCCTGGATGGAAAGACCTCAAAATCATCCTTTCCGACTCGTCCGTTCCCGGTGAGGGTGAGCACAAGATCATGGACTGGATTCGTCGTCAGCGAAGCTATCCCACATGGGACGCCAACACGTCACATGTCATCTACGGATTGGACGCCGATTTGATTATGCTTTCACTTGCTACCCACGAGCCCCACTTCCGGGTTCTTCGAGAAGACGTCTTCGCACAAAGTTCTAAGGGGCCTCCTGCTTGCAAAAACTGCGGCAAAGTTGGTCATATCGCTGCGAACTGTAAGGGCGATAAAAAGGTCAAAGATCCCAATGTCGTCGAAGTTGCTAAAACGGAGGACCCCAAACCTTTCATTTTCCTTGATGTGGCTTGCTTACGCGAGTATTTGGCAATTGAGCTTGTTGTACCAGGGGTGCCTTTCCCATTTGACCTCGAATTGGCGATTGATGACTGGATTTTCATGATTTTCTTCGTCGGTAACGATTTCTTACCTCATCTGCCGAGTTTGGAAATTCGTGAAGGTGCCATTGATGTGCTGCTCAAGATTTGGAGGGCAGAGCTACCGAGGATGGGTGGTTACCTTACCAACCACGGCAAGGTCAATCTCGACCGAGCTCAAGTTATTTTGGAAGGGCTGGCCAAGTCTGAGGACGAAATCTTCCagaagagaaaggatgatgaagagcgCCAGGAGCATTCCCAGAAGCGCAGAAGAATTGAAGAACATAAGCGACAGGATGAGGACAAGGCGCGTGAAGAAGGGCGTAACGCTTTGACTTTGAACGGCACAGAGTACGTCGCCGTTGATAACCCCGCTGCAACTGCTCGTGGCGGtcctctccatccatcattGCCATCTCGACCGGCGTTCGACCTCGTCCCCAAAGAGGAGGCGGCAAAGCCCGATGACCAGCAGCAAAGAGCAAAGAAGGCAATGGCTGGCTCCAACTCGGACATAGTTAAAAATCGTAAGGCTATTAGGATGGCAAATATGAGTGCGGCTCAGGCACTCAAAGCTGAGTTGGAGGGTAGTGATGACGTGAACATCGACGACAAAAAGGCGATTGctcaagaaggaaaggaagaggatgaagcgGTTGTGACTGTTGAGAGGACggaggacgaggaaaaGGAACAGTTGACAAAAGAGGAAGCTAGAGGAATTCTGGAAGAGCAAggcgagaaggaaggtGTCGACGAGGAGATAGTCCCTCCCGCTATCCAGACagacgaggatgagggtgaGGCACCTGTTGGCGATGCCACCATGGCCGAGAATGACGATTCCGTTACCACCAACGACGACGAGGATCCCTCACATGTCCCCcgcaagaggaagaggggcGATTCCGATGGTGATAAGGAGAGCaatgaggaggatgaggatgacgacgaagatgatgatgacgatgcACCGCCTAATCCCGAAGCTGACCAGCCTATTCCGAAGAAAAAGCTCAAGGTCAATGCAGACGGAACAGTCGATTATGAAGATGATATCAAGCTGTGGGAGCCCGGATACAGAGAAAGGTATTACGAGAAGAAGTTTGGTGTGAAATTGTCAGAGAGAGAATTTATTGACAA GGTTACCAAGTCCTACATGGAAGGACTCTGCTGGGTTCTTGAATATTATTACCAGGGTGTTCCTGCCTGGGATTGGTTCTATCCTTATCACTATGCTCCCTTTGCTCAAGACTTCCGCAATGTTGGATCTATGGACATTAAATTTGAGACCAGTATGCCTTTCAAGCCGTTTGCTCAGCTTTTGGGTGTTTTCCCAGCCGCTAG TCGAATTCATTTGCCTGAACCGTTACAGACTCTCATGATTGACGAAGACTCACCCATCCTCGACTTCTATCCTCCCGACTTTGAGATCGACATGAACGGCAAAAAAATGGCTTGGCAAGGCGTCGCTCTTTTGCCATTTATCGACCAGAATCGTCTCTTGACCGCTTTGAAGAGTAAAGAGGAGCTTCTGTCTGAtgacgagaagaggagaaataGTTGGGGAGACAATGTTATGTTCATCGCGAACGAGAATCCGTTGTATGATCTATTCTGTGATAAGTTGTATGGTTTAAGAGCGAAGGACGTGAGCAAG CCTATACCAATTGACACCAAAGCTTCGTACGGCATGACTGGTTCTGTTCTACCCGATCCCAACTGTGTTCCTGCATCCACATTTGACACTCCTATTCCCAGCATTTCCGAATGCCCTGATCTTAACCCCAACGACTCCATATCCGTCCGATATTACTTCCCTCGCCAAGCACATCCTCATCGATCGATTCTGCTGAGAGGATACAGGCCTGAGCCTGCGAGACTGACGGAAAGCGACAAAGATTGGGTTCGACGTGGTGGTCaaggcggaagaagaggtcaCAGGCAGAGCGGTGGTGGGAATGGAAATGTAACCGGTGGACCGGGTATGGCGAGAGGAAGGTACGAGAGTGGGCCGCCACGGACCAATGGCTACCAACAACCTCCACCTAGGTCAAATTATGGGGGTGGCTCTGGTCACGGCTACGGCGCCCCTGCACCTCTGCCGTCAAGACCGCCTATATCATCGTATGGTGGTGGAGCCGGCGGATATGGCTACGGTAATCCCTATGCGGCAGCGCCGAATCCTTATGCCGGAGGTTATGGGGCACCAGCACCTTATG CTGCAGGAGGCTATGGTCAGCGTCCCTACGTACCACCGCTGCCTCCACCCAACCCATACTCTGCCCCACCGCCGACTTATGGCAGACCTCCTGCGGGAGGATATGGTTATGGTGCTCCTCCGCCGAGAGGCGGCGGTTACAATCCTTATACATCCAGGAGGTAG